A window of Paraburkholderia bryophila contains these coding sequences:
- a CDS encoding carbonic anhydrase, producing the protein MQEIIEGIIRFQRDVFPQQSALFKRLSAAQSPNTLFVTCSDSRVVPELLTQTEPGALFVIRNAGNIVPSYGPEPGGVSATVEYAVSVLGVRDIVICGHSNCGAMTAISTCTNLDHLPAVASWLRHSDAAKAINASRTYHSDAERLSALVKDNVIAQLSNIRTHPSVAVGLVNKTLQLHGWIFDIESGTMLALDGRTGQFLPLVDNPNIYAV; encoded by the coding sequence GTGCAGGAAATCATCGAAGGTATCATCCGCTTTCAACGTGACGTCTTTCCGCAGCAGAGTGCGTTGTTCAAGCGCCTATCGGCCGCGCAAAGCCCGAATACGCTGTTCGTGACCTGTTCCGACAGCCGCGTCGTGCCGGAGTTGCTGACGCAGACCGAGCCGGGCGCGCTGTTCGTGATCCGCAATGCGGGCAACATCGTGCCGTCGTATGGTCCGGAGCCGGGCGGCGTGTCGGCCACGGTCGAATACGCGGTGTCGGTGTTGGGCGTGCGCGATATCGTGATCTGCGGGCATTCGAACTGCGGCGCGATGACCGCGATCTCGACCTGCACGAATCTGGATCATCTGCCGGCGGTGGCGAGCTGGCTGCGTCATTCGGATGCCGCCAAAGCGATCAACGCGTCACGCACGTATCACTCGGACGCCGAGCGGCTGTCCGCGCTGGTGAAGGACAACGTGATTGCGCAGTTGTCGAATATCCGCACGCATCCGTCGGTGGCGGTCGGGCTCGTGAATAAAACGCTGCAATTGCACGGCTGGATCTTCGACATTGAAAGCGGCACGATGCTAGCGCTCGACGGGCGCACGGGCCAATTTTTGCCGCTGGTCGACAACCCCAATATTTACGCGGTCTGA
- a CDS encoding DUF4148 domain-containing protein produces the protein MKSLLKAVVIVASLAASATVFAQSSTRITREQVRAELVQLEQAGYHVGDGDQAHYPDAIQAAEARVAAQNSNVSGYGGNAIGASESGRPAVSKADWNAMYSR, from the coding sequence ATGAAGTCTTTGCTCAAGGCCGTTGTTATCGTCGCTTCGCTCGCGGCTTCCGCCACGGTGTTTGCCCAGTCGAGCACCCGTATCACTCGCGAGCAGGTTCGCGCCGAACTGGTTCAACTCGAACAGGCCGGCTATCACGTCGGCGACGGCGATCAGGCGCATTATCCCGACGCGATTCAGGCCGCCGAAGCGCGCGTGGCCGCGCAAAACAGCAACGTCAGCGGTTATGGCGGTAACGCGATCGGCGCGTCGGAAAGTGGTCGCCCGGCGGTGTCCAAGGCGGATTGGAATGCGATGTATAGCCGTTGA
- a CDS encoding porin, which translates to MKKISAAVAAFAGLAGTLAHAQSSVTLYGLIDAGVMYTNNVKKGGTQGALVQATSGNVNGSRFGLRGGEDLGGGLQAVFVLENGYNVQNGKLGQNSRLFGRQAYAGLSSQQFGTLTLGRQYDSLVDFVAPLSGTAGTFGDTGFAHPFDNDNLNHSVRMSNAVKYTSANYAGLKFGGLYAFSNNSDFAVNRAYSAGVSYSNGPFKAAAGYLQINGSSSTTNTAGAVDLGESTANGTGGFQLGADVQRTAGAALSYGFGPVTAGFVYTHSQFQNTASFGATHGSMRFDNYEVNGKYKVTPAFSLGAAYTYTDAHVGGTTSFGTDPKWNQVNLQAVYALSLRTDVYAEAMFQHVTGQGYTAFINTAGGASSTGNQVVGTVGLRTRF; encoded by the coding sequence GTGAAAAAGATTTCGGCCGCGGTCGCGGCGTTCGCAGGACTCGCCGGTACGCTCGCGCATGCGCAAAGTTCGGTCACGCTATACGGCCTCATCGACGCCGGCGTGATGTACACCAACAACGTCAAGAAGGGCGGCACGCAAGGTGCGCTGGTGCAGGCGACCAGCGGCAACGTCAACGGCAGCCGCTTCGGTTTGCGCGGTGGCGAGGATCTGGGCGGCGGCCTGCAAGCGGTATTCGTGCTTGAAAACGGCTACAACGTACAGAACGGCAAGCTCGGCCAGAACAGTCGTCTGTTCGGACGTCAGGCGTATGCGGGCTTGAGCAGCCAGCAGTTCGGCACACTCACGCTCGGCCGTCAGTACGATTCGCTGGTCGATTTCGTCGCGCCGCTGTCGGGCACAGCGGGCACGTTCGGCGACACCGGCTTCGCGCATCCGTTCGACAACGACAACCTGAACCACTCGGTGCGGATGAGCAACGCCGTCAAATACACCAGCGCGAACTACGCGGGTCTGAAGTTCGGCGGCCTCTACGCGTTCTCGAACAACAGCGATTTCGCGGTCAATCGTGCGTACAGCGCGGGCGTGAGCTATAGCAATGGGCCGTTCAAAGCGGCCGCGGGTTATCTGCAGATCAACGGCTCCAGCTCCACCACGAACACCGCGGGCGCGGTCGATCTCGGCGAATCGACGGCGAACGGCACGGGTGGCTTCCAGCTCGGCGCTGATGTTCAGCGCACGGCCGGCGCCGCGTTGAGTTATGGCTTCGGTCCCGTGACGGCCGGCTTCGTCTATACGCATAGCCAGTTTCAGAACACCGCGTCGTTCGGCGCCACGCACGGCTCGATGCGCTTCGACAACTACGAAGTGAACGGCAAGTACAAGGTGACGCCGGCGTTCAGCCTCGGCGCGGCCTACACGTACACAGACGCGCACGTGGGCGGCACGACGAGTTTCGGCACCGATCCGAAATGGAACCAGGTGAATCTGCAAGCCGTCTATGCGCTCTCGCTGCGTACCGACGTGTACGCCGAAGCGATGTTTCAGCACGTGACCGGGCAGGGTTATACCGCGTTCATCAACACGGCGGGCGGCGCGTCGTCGACCGGGAATCAGGTGGTCGGCACCGTGGGGTTGCGTACCCGCTTCTAA
- a CDS encoding DUF1488 family protein, which produces MRIEFTGRREVVAAARVAFEANVDGADVWCSVSLDALNNHFGNDGPSAHHLVNTFEANRARIENATRRVLEKNGGQSVELETDDFN; this is translated from the coding sequence ATGAGGATCGAATTCACCGGACGCCGCGAAGTGGTAGCCGCGGCGCGCGTCGCCTTCGAAGCCAATGTCGACGGGGCCGACGTCTGGTGCAGCGTGTCGCTGGATGCGCTGAACAATCATTTCGGCAACGACGGCCCATCGGCCCATCATCTGGTCAATACGTTCGAGGCGAATCGCGCAAGGATTGAAAACGCTACGCGCCGGGTCCTCGAAAAAAACGGCGGACAGTCCGTGGAACTCGAGACGGACGACTTCAACTAG